The sequence below is a genomic window from Carassius carassius chromosome 45, fCarCar2.1, whole genome shotgun sequence.
gcatttatttgatcaatattgtgaaatgttttaatatttaaaataacgtttctatattttaatatagaaatatgtcatatatttttatgtaatagctatatatttttaattgatttaaaatggtaatttatttgtgtgatgcaAAGGATTGTAgaaaggatactttgatgaatagaaggttcaaaagaacatcattttataaaaatataaatcttttggaaAATTATAAATGTCGACTGTCACttatgatcagtttaatgcatccttgttggaTTAAAAgtatctattttattattataaaaaaaaaaaaaaaagtgaccctgaaacttttgaatggtagtgtctgTTTTCCTTTGGTTTTGGATTTACGACGACAATAAAAGATGCATTTGGCTTCTTGGCTGAACTTCTGATGATAAATTGTTTTGAAGATGCATGACAGTCACTGATATTTTTTTCCACCGTTtctattttttctaaaatatgaTTCACTGATGTCATTTGCACCAACCAGCGTTGAGTGTCGTTTGCAGGTTATGGTTTTACCATGCATTTTTACAGGTCATATAACAAATTACCAGCCAACTCAGTGTTATCTAATATTGTTTTTTTGGGGCTCTGTTCCAATCCCTTTTGTCCCAAGTAACCCTAATGGGCACGTTCCTGTCCATCAATACCTTTTTTTCCAGTCACTGATAGAGATGTGCAAGTTTTGGTTGTTACCTAAgtctttctaatttttttttttctggaggcATACATGTGCACCTTTAGCCCATTTATGAGGATGAACACCATATATAATGACATGAATGTAAGTCTGTGAAGGGTACATGTACTTTAGTAGTCCATTCAATTGATTTCATAGCTTTAATTCAGGTATAACACTTACATGCTTTCCAGAGGAACGATGTACATAACAGTATATCTGATTCACAACATTCATCCCTCACTATCTTGTTGTCATTAAAGTCAAATTAAATATGGCATCGACTCTGTGATGTAGTTTGGCTAATTATGGAAAGATGGCGAGTGATTATTGTGAGCGATCTGGTTTGATCCAGTTACACAGAAAACagtggatacacacacacacacacacacacacacacacacacacttactctctcaCCCCCCTTTCCCTTGGCATCGTTACTCTTTCCTGTCTCTAAGTGACTGTGGAGTCACCATGGAAACATTGTGCGGAGTACCTCCAGAGCATGTGGCTGTGGCACGTCTGAAGTCGCAGAAAgatcgtctctctctctcacacttcaCACCATATGCTGATATCATACCAGCACAAAAGACGTTGATGGAATATAATGTGGATAATGCGAGTTGGATCAGTGAGAAGTGAATTAAGGGCATTTTATACAGGAAGCATTAATAACCACGGTGTCTGTGTTTCTCTCGCCCCTCAGTGACGGCTCTTACACATATGATCCTGTCCCCTGGCAGCAAGGCCCCAATCAGCCTGCCGGCTCCCTCTCTGTGGTAACCACAGTGTGGGGGGTAACCAATCCTACACACAGCCAGGTAAGAAGGGCCGTCCGACCGCGATGATGTCACCAGCTTGTTTACCTCAAAGAAAGCACCTCATGTTCCAGGGATGTCCTGCTCATGTCTGGTTCTCAAACAAAACATTCTTGTTGTTGTCAGTGAATCAGGAGATCCAGTTAACAGATCAATTAGAGTTTTCAGAGCAGTCCTTCTTTAACTGAGAAATACttatatattttactaaatacttacatacttataaataaatatgagttacttaaaaaaatataaacttaattgTAAAAATTACTTATCACTACATTAACTAtttagaatcagaaagagctttattgccaagtattcttgcacatacaaggaatttgtttgtgacacaagcttccagtacacagagacaacaacatatagacaaaaaaagtagtaaatataaatagagaaatattgcaaaatatattgcaaaaattgatatatttattgattatgattaaattcttaattattatttaaattaaattaatcattaatCAAAACATTGTTTCTTTTGGTCTTAATTTTTAAATTTCCAAACTCCAGCAATAACCAGTATGCTATTGaacatgaagtgtgtgtgtgtgtgtgtgtgtgtatgtgtgtgtgtgtgtgtgtgtgtgtgtgtgtgtatttatgtatgtttgtattagtgctgtcaaacgattaatcgcatcaaaaataagtttttgtttacatcatGTATGTgtggtgtattttatttatttattttttatatgtatatttataaacatttgtgaatatgTATATGTAAGAAAATCCTATCCTGTCCCATGTCAGCAAATAATTGATAACAAAATATGTTCAGTTACATTCAGGACTAATCAAAAAACTCCTTGGCAGGTTTTTGGTGCTCCCATGGGTCCGGGCGGAAACTCAGCTGGTGGTCACATGATGCCTGGCAACAGCCCGGGCATGAACTCCCCTCAGTTCATGAGCCAACAGGGCTACCCCGAGCCCAACAAGGGCTTCATGCAGCAGGGCATGTACGGGCGGCCCAGTGGGGGATACCCGGCCGGGCCTGGATATGGGGGCAGGTGAGGAAAGCAGATATTGTCCAGTGTCCGTGTGGCTGTATTTAGACTCCGCTCCTCGTGGGAGTTGCGTGACGTCAGGCAGCGGGTGGACGTCACCACAGTGGGGGATGTGTGCGCTGTAATGTCCCACCCCTGCGCTgactcacagaaacacacacgcacgctgCCATCCCTTAAGATCAATTTGCATCGCAATAAATCTTGTGAATCACTGACTCGGAGCAGTCAGCATCCCCCTTGGTTCGCCAGACCAACACCTTGCTGCCACGACAACGTGAATAATCAGCTCCACTTACGCAATGTTCTACTAAGATGCTGGGTCACATTATTCAGCAGCgttgttaaatttattttatgacaCGGATGCAGTGCAGTTCATAACCTTCCATCATAATCTTCTGTCTGTCCTCTTTAGTTACCCGAATAACGGAGGGGGTTCCCTCGGGATGCCACCCCATGGAGTGCGCCCGCCCACCGACTTCACCCAAGCGGCCGCAGCAGCTGCCGTGGCCGCAGCCGCTGCCACAGCCACGGCCACCGCCACAGCAACTGTCGCTGCGATACAGGAGAAGCAAAACCAGGAGCTGAACTACGGGCCTGTAAGGGACttgaattgtttttgttcattttaagtgCAGTCGACCCTTATTGAGGTGAACGGCACTGAAGGGAAGGTCACTGGAATAGATCTCGCCATGCTTCATTGTCCCCTTGTTTAATATCTCTGGGTTTTTTTCATGCCGTTAATCTGATTGGTGCAAACTctgcttcattttattttttatttgtggaaAATGCTTTGCACTTCAGCAATTACTATCTTGTGTGACACACAGTAACCTCTGGTTTCATTGCGCTCAATTCGCCCCCTGCTGgacaaatgcatataaaaaagcTTTGATTCCAAAAACAtggttttaattataaaataaaaaaaaggaaaagtattTTCCCCTCATTTTTCCAGCAGATTTCACATGCCGCCTGTCTGCCCGGGTTTAGACGGCAGACATCACGACCACACAGGACTTTGATTGTTTACTGTGGTGACCTAGTTGCCAATTCCTTTTTATGCCCAGGGCCTGACGGCCATAAGTCATGGAGGCAGGCACGTCTCCAGCCATTGTTACCCAGCATTGGTTCTGATGGGTGTGGATCTGTGTTTTCTTTTGCACTGCAGATGGGTGGTGCTTCCTCTTACAACACCCAGTTCCTGTCGCACTCCGGACCCCGGGGCCCACCCGGCATGGCTCCCTCTGGAATGGTTGGCTCCAGACCCCCTTCCATGGGACCCATGTACGCACAGCAGGGCCAGAGGTTGCCGCAGCATCCCGGCTACCCTGGAGGCCAGCAGGGTCCTCCACGCCACCAGCAGGGCCTGAAACGCCCCTACAACTCTGATGTGAGTGGAGACTCATGTTCACCAACTCGATCTGTCACAGTAGCTCTGTTCTAAAACCTAGTGAGTTTTATATGACATCAGACTTGTTCCTGACACGAAAGCTGTGAGAATCTAAGATGTGCATGTATCATTTACAGATAATGTCATAATGCATTATGAGTTCCAGGATATTCATCCAAGATGTTGTTTATAATTGATTCCATAATATAAAGTTTTGCTTAATAAATACCTCATTACTTTTATCATATAAAGTACTGTTATAAAATAAACTGTGCTCCTGAAGAAAATAACATCACAGGAACCAGAACACAGATGTTCATAACTAATTGGCTCATAACTAAAGCTGTATTCTACTAAAAAGAATTGTGTGTCAGGACTTTCAAAGGTTTTGGCAAGGGTTTGTAAGTTCATTTGTAGTGTGTTCTATATCAGCCACTTATGAAGTTTTAGGACTTCTTTCAGTTAGGATGCTGCCTGCAAAGGCTGTAGATCACATACTagctcactagattttggaataaaatatagtatttttGAGTATTTTGGATTgacacttatttttatatttttggtttgcattttaattttagtttagattTTTAGTAAATTTATGTGCTTtgtcagggttttttttatttactattattattatttttagtacttAAACATTTTGCCAAAGCAGCATTTAAAAGTTTTGAAGGTGTTTATTTTACGTTTTTTATCTTatatcttaattttatttaacacaaATGACTTCtaatagtttttgttttggtTAAGAATAACACTGTGTTAGTGTGGTGCCTTATTATGGTGGCTGACATGTTGAGATCACATAACTAGTTCAGTACACTTAGATAGTGGaacaaagctaaaaaaaataataattacggGAGAAACTAGATACTGACTCCTCAAAACAACTACCtttaatgtaaatcaaatttAGACCCCCCTCAAAATGAGTAGTACTGACAATTTGGTCCTGTTCTGGAATGACTGTTCTTCTTTTCCTGCAGGGATTTCCGGGTCAGCAGTACGGCCCCGGGATGGGAGCTGGGGGCCCGTACCCAGGCCAGCCCATGCAGTACCATGGCCCTGGACCACAGCGGTCTGCTCCTTCCCCGTCTTACCCAACCCACCGAATGCCTCTCCAGCAACCCAATATGGGCCAGTATCCTGCAGGACCAGGAAACCCCAACCAGTACTACAAGGTACAAAGATCATCGCTATTATTGCTTGTACTGACAGTTAGGATTTGGAAAACCCTGAGTATTAAACTTTAGCACGCTATGGATGTGTGACACCTCAAATCAAGCTGCTTGTGAAGAATTGAGCCACCCTAGTAAACAAATTTAGGTTCTTTCTAATACTTAGAATCATATATATTCATAGACATATTTTTCAGTTTGAAAGCTGTCAGGAAGCTTTCACTTGCAAATTGCGACACACTGCACGGTATCATATTTCAAAAAGAACAGGTTCCTTATGTCCGTATTAGTGATAAACAGGCTGCCGCTTTTAGAGAAACACACCGGCATTTGATACTTGTGAACTTTAAAGAGGCAACTAGTCGTGAAAAGATTTTTTGTATGTATCAGTGAAAGGCGAACCAACCTGGGTGGCTTAAAATCTGTGCCGGGTTTGGAATACAGAAGTAGATTATCACTATTCTCATATTACTAAACAAATGCATGTTTTAAGCtccattttaagtttaaatgtaaGATGTAAGATACCTTCTTTTGGCAAATTTCTAAACCATGTATCTCTGTGGAGgaagcaatcccagaatgcactgcaccaAGCTCCCTATAATTATGCTTAACCAGGGTTGACTTGCTCTGTTTTAAGCCTGATGTTGAAAGCTTTGTTTGTTTAGCAGGCGGACCAGTTTAACGGACAGGGCAACAGCCACAGCAGTCTGTCCTCGGGAGTTTCGGGAGGCGGGTACAACACCTTCAACCAAGCTGCCGTCAATGGGGTAGGTGTTCTCTCtcgcatgcatgtgtgtttggtgAAACGTGAGTCGGTAGGATCTGCCTGTTAATATTTCACCATTTCGTGTGAGTGCCTCGATCGGACTTTGACAGCCGGGGTCCAAACTCCACTCAGCTGACTGTGTTTTTACACAGTATCGGTTATGAAAATCTGACTGTAAAGATAATCTGGCCGCAGATTGTAATGCCTGCGCTCACGTCTCGTCTTTCACAGCCTGGACGTGCAATGCCAGGATACCCCAGCTCTCCTCTCCCAGGAAACCCCACTCCTCCCATGACCCCCAGCAGTTCGATGACCCCGTATTTGTCCCCTGGCCAAGACGTCAAGTCACCCTTCCTACATGACGTCAAGCCCAACATTAACTCTTTGCAGCCCCCTACAGGTAACACTCAGAACTGCAGTAAAAGCCTTATCTCTGGAATGTGTTTATAATTCTCTGTGATgcaaatggaaataaaaatgttttgctaTCACATTAAATGCTTATCACatggaaaacatgtttttttccccaCTCTTCAGCACCTAAAGAAATTAACAACTTCCGGCAGATATTTTAAGTTGGCATGAAATCAGAATGATTTGTTTTCACTGGCTTTATTGTAAACTGTTTATGTGCATATGTTGTTCCAGAGAAAACAAAATGTTAATCTTCAGAATATTTTATCAAGATATAGTAATTTGCTTCACAATTTTAACCACATCATATAAAGATCACCAGTCAAGTAGATTCCTGATGGATTCAAAGTTgcctgtcttttttttcttttcttttttacatcaaATGTTCTGTTTTACCAAATaccaaaatttgtttaaaaaaaaaaaaaaacagaatttagtTAAGATAATGCTCAAtcataaaaaatttaaacttaatttaaagcttttttatttcacataaaggTGCCACAGTGTTTATCAATATttcaattagcttttatttttagatattttttcattttattttagttgtagTAATGTTGATaagtacttttgtcattttattagttatttttctttttagctttaattgctttttatttcatttatatttattttatttttagtcattttagtacttcaacttaaaaaatttcatttgaatatttatattttattttattagttttagttctaGATAATAGCAGCACTGCATCGGGTAAAGGATAGGATATTTTAAGTTCAACATTGTTTGCTTTAAAACAAGCTAAAACTAATACACACAGATAAGTGTCAACACAAAGTCCAGTAtgcctgttgaaaaaaaaaacttggtgcGTCTTCGATAGTTATAAGATGCCTTTGCTTCTTGACCTATGAGATGAATGAAAGCCATGTGGCGCCTCAGTGGCTGAAACTCTTCTGTCTGTAGGAAACCCCAGTGATGACCTGCGCCTGACCTTCCCTGTACGGGACGGGGTGGTGTTGGAGCCCTTTAGATTGGAGCACAACCTGGCTGTCAGCAACCATGTCTTCCAGCTGCGAGACTCCGTGTATAAGACCCTTATGTTGAGGTCAGACCAATTCATACCTTGTAGCATCTCAAGAGACTGTGAGTGTTgtcatatttaacatttaatctgaTCTATCATGTGTTTAACAGGCCTGACCTGGAGCTGCAGTTTAAGTGTTATCACCACGAAGACCGTCAGATGAACACTAACTGGCCAGCATCGGTGCAGGTGAGCGTCAATGCCACGCCTCTCACCATCGAGCGCGGGGACAACAAGACCTCCCACAAACCCCTTTACCTGAAACAAGTGTGCCAGCCGGGACGCAACACCATCCAAATAACGGTCACGGCCTGCTGCTGTGTAAGTACAGGGACTCGCATCGCACATTTCCTTCAGAGAATGCCTGCTTAGTTACAAACATTACTACTAATAAGATTTTTATGCGGGTCAGCATTCATTTCCTGTTTCTTTTTTCTCGCAGTCTCATCTGTTCGTGCTGCAGCTGGTTCACAGGCCGTCTGTGCGCTCCGTGCTTCAGGGTCTGATGAAGAAGAGGCTCCTGCCAGCAGAGCACTGTGTCACTAAGAGTAAGTCAACACTTTACACACAaattttttggaaagaaatgaatgcttttatttaccaaggatgcattaaattgatcaaaactgatagtaaagatatttataatgttgcaaaagattctATAAAAAAATGCTGTCCTTTTTAACTTCGATCatcaaaaatcttgaaaaaaagtcAAGCAGTACaactttttcaacattgataaaaatgagagatgcttcttgagcagcaaatcagcatattagaatgatttgtgaaggatcatgtgacactgaagactggaggaatgatgctgaatattcggccatgcattttttaatatattcaaatagataaGTTATATgaacttgtaataatatttgtcaatgttactgtattttttatcaaataaaagcagaaaaATATCAACTCATCCTTCTCTGTTCTTCCGTAGTTAAGAGGAACTTCAGTAGCGGGACCATCCCAGGAACTCCCGGCCTAAACGGCGAGGATGGTGTGGAACAGACGGCCATCAAGGTGTCGCTCAAGTGTCCGATCACCTTTCGACGCATCCAGCTTCCTGCCAGGGGCCACGACTGCAGACATATACAGGTGAGGAGGCCTGCTTGCTTACTTTTGAATCACGTTACTTTGTCAAGTAAATTTCTGTGGTAAATAACGTCTTTGCTGGTGCACAGTGCTTCGACCTGGAATCGTACCTGCAGCTCAACTGTGAAAGAGGAACTTGGCGTTGTCCTGTGTGCAAGTAAGAACATTTCTCATTTTGCCGTTCATCTCCATGGCATTTGTTGTTTTAAAACTAAGACCATGATTAGGGATACACAATATATCCATATTGTTGTAGTAATCTGCCATTATTATTTCagcaaaattctaaataacagTGCTAAATATAGTCTATAACAAATCTCAGAATGTATATGCATTTCTTGTATCTTtctaaataatataatgttatgatgcttaaattcacttgtaaaaattataatatttacatgattgattttagtttttaatgttttattagtaATTTATATAGGCAAAATAGATAagatattttattgttaataataatattatattttaatattatataatttttatttataagataaaatattattgcttgttttaatattcataaaaagTAGTATTAGTATTAATGTTAGAATGATACATATTTACTCAtataagatttgttttatttaatgtcaTTTGACCAAAAAATTATTGACTTTATTGACTATTATTGACTTATCTTATTTGCCTTAATAATATCATATTGTGAGTAGTGCATCAAGTGCATTCCTGAAAATTAGTATTAtatggtgtgtatatatatatatgacatatttGTACAGTTTTTCAAAGTTATGTTCTTTGCAGTAAAACAGCCCTTCTGGAGGGGCTAGAAGTGGACCAGTACATGTTGGGCATTCTGATCTACATCCAGAAGTAAGCTTTTGTATCACCTCTACAACATCTAAACTGTGATTGCAGAGAGAGTGCAGAGATCCTAAATTATACTATATTTAGCTGTAAACTGCATGTCCACACAAAAATTGCAAGAGCAGAGTGAAATAGGCATATTCAGCATGACTGGCTGGCATCTACCCAATTTCTCAGAGTCAGAGTGCATAAATGGTTGTTTAAGTTCCCAGGctcttttaacaaacatttccAAGACCGAATGGACTGCCAGATTTAACCAATTTTGTTTGGGTGATGGCA
It includes:
- the LOC132127690 gene encoding zinc finger MIZ domain-containing protein 2-like isoform X1 codes for the protein MNPINSMKPALPPTPHSDGSYTYDPVPWQQGPNQPAGSLSVVTTVWGVTNPTHSQVFGAPMGPGGNSAGGHMMPGNSPGMNSPQFMSQQGYPEPNKGFMQQGMYGRPSGGYPAGPGYGGSYPNNGGGSLGMPPHGVRPPTDFTQAAAAAAVAAAAATATATATATVAAIQEKQNQELNYGPMGGASSYNTQFLSHSGPRGPPGMAPSGMVGSRPPSMGPMYAQQGQRLPQHPGYPGGQQGPPRHQQGLKRPYNSDGFPGQQYGPGMGAGGPYPGQPMQYHGPGPQRSAPSPSYPTHRMPLQQPNMGQYPAGPGNPNQYYKQADQFNGQGNSHSSLSSGVSGGGYNTFNQAAVNGPGRAMPGYPSSPLPGNPTPPMTPSSSMTPYLSPGQDVKSPFLHDVKPNINSLQPPTGNPSDDLRLTFPVRDGVVLEPFRLEHNLAVSNHVFQLRDSVYKTLMLRPDLELQFKCYHHEDRQMNTNWPASVQVSVNATPLTIERGDNKTSHKPLYLKQVCQPGRNTIQITVTACCCSHLFVLQLVHRPSVRSVLQGLMKKRLLPAEHCVTKIKRNFSSGTIPGTPGLNGEDGVEQTAIKVSLKCPITFRRIQLPARGHDCRHIQCFDLESYLQLNCERGTWRCPVCNKTALLEGLEVDQYMLGILIYIQNSDYEEITIDPVCSWKPVPVKPDLHIKEDPDGPALKRCRTLSPSHMILPSVMEMIAALGPASSPYQSMPQGGNSNTPDYPSQGGPGYSNQPGFSDFPNAPGTPTLGEFASGPPPLSYQSDLPSGLLTPEKPVGHPMSGQMPHTSRMDPSHNPLQQQQQQQHQSLHGNSNMGGPGGPMHSRNSSQNPRMHTDSFGLGGPGGPGDVSEPALDLLPELTNPDELLSYLGPPDLPNNSNDDLLALFESN
- the LOC132127690 gene encoding zinc finger MIZ domain-containing protein 2-like isoform X2; translated protein: MNPINSMKPALPPTPHSDGSYTYDPVPWQQGPNQPAGSLSVVTTVWGVTNPTHSQVFGAPMGPGGNSAGGHMMPGNSPGMNSPQFMSQQGYPEPNKGFMQQGMYGRPSGGYPAGPGYGGSYPNNGGGSLGMPPHGVRPPTDFTQAAAAAAVAAAAATATATATATVAAIQEKQNQELNYGPMGGASSYNTQFLSHSGPRGPPGMAPSGMVGSRPPSMGPMYAQQGQRLPQHPGYPGGQQGPPRHQQGLKRPYNSDGFPGQQYGPGMGAGGPYPGQPMQYHGPGPQRSAPSPSYPTHRMPLQQPNMGQYPAGPGNPNQYYKADQFNGQGNSHSSLSSGVSGGGYNTFNQAAVNGPGRAMPGYPSSPLPGNPTPPMTPSSSMTPYLSPGQDVKSPFLHDVKPNINSLQPPTGNPSDDLRLTFPVRDGVVLEPFRLEHNLAVSNHVFQLRDSVYKTLMLRPDLELQFKCYHHEDRQMNTNWPASVQVSVNATPLTIERGDNKTSHKPLYLKQVCQPGRNTIQITVTACCCSHLFVLQLVHRPSVRSVLQGLMKKRLLPAEHCVTKIKRNFSSGTIPGTPGLNGEDGVEQTAIKVSLKCPITFRRIQLPARGHDCRHIQCFDLESYLQLNCERGTWRCPVCNKTALLEGLEVDQYMLGILIYIQNSDYEEITIDPVCSWKPVPVKPDLHIKEDPDGPALKRCRTLSPSHMILPSVMEMIAALGPASSPYQSMPQGGNSNTPDYPSQGGPGYSNQPGFSDFPNAPGTPTLGEFASGPPPLSYQSDLPSGLLTPEKPVGHPMSGQMPHTSRMDPSHNPLQQQQQQQHQSLHGNSNMGGPGGPMHSRNSSQNPRMHTDSFGLGGPGGPGDVSEPALDLLPELTNPDELLSYLGPPDLPNNSNDDLLALFESN